The Pseudoxanthomonas sp. SL93 genome segment GCATGGCCAGACCGCCTCGCCCACCACGCTGGGCAAGGAGCTGGCCAACGTCGTCGCGCGCGTCGAGCGACAGCGCAGGCAGATCGCCGCGGTCGAGCTGACCGGCAAGGTCAACGGCGCGGTGGGCAACTACAACGCCCACGTGGCCAGCTACCCGGACGTGGACTGGCCGGCTTTCGCGCAGCGCTTCGTCGAGAGCCTGGGGCTGGTGTTCAACCCCTACACCACGCAGATCGAACCGCACGACAACGTGGCGGAGATCGGCGACGCCGCGCGCCGCGCCAACATCATCCTGATCGACCTGGCACGCGACATCTGGGGCTACATCTCGCTCGGCTATTTCAAGCAGAAGCTGAAGGAAGGCGAAGTCGGTTCGTCGACGATGCCGCACAAGGTCAATCCGATCGACTTCGAGAACGCCGAGGGCAACTTCGGCATCGCCAACGCGCTGTTCGAGCATTTCAGCGCCAAGCTGCCGATCAGTCGCTGGCAGCGCGACCTGACCGATTCCACCGTGCTGCGCGCCCTGGGCACCGCGTTCGGCCACACGCAGGTGGCGCTGGACTCGCTGGCCAAGGGCCTGGGCAAGCTGACCGTCAATCCGGAGCGCCTCGATGCCGACTTGGACGCCGCGTGGGAAGTGCTGGCCGAAGCCGTGCAGACGGTGATGCGCCGCCATGGTCTTCCCAACCCCTACGAGCAGCTCAAGGCCCTGACACGCGGCCAGGGCATCACCGCCGATTCGATGCGTGCGTTCATCGAATCGCTGGACGTGCCGGCCGAGGCCAAGCAGCGGCTTCGCGACATGACGCCGGGCAGCTACACCGGGCTGGCGGAACGCTTGGCACGGGACATCTGAGACCCGGTGGGGAGGGACATGGCGATGCAACTGCTCATCAACATCGACGTCCCCGACCTGCCCGCTGCCGAGGCGCTCTACGTGCAGGCCTTCGGCCTCACCGCCGCACGTCGCTTTGGCGAGGGCGGCGTCGAACTGCTCGGTGCGCAGGCGCCCATCTACCTGCTCCTCGCCGCACCCGGAACGACCGCCGCCGCGAGCTCCCTGCGCGACTACGACCGCCACTGGACGCCGGTGCATCTGGACGTGGTGGTGGACGAACTGGAACCCGCCCTGCAACGCGCGCTGGCCGCCGGCATGCGGCAGGAAAGCGACATCCGTGAGGCGAACTGGGGCCGCATCGTGCGCCTGGCCGATCCGTTCGGCCACGGCTGGTGCCTGCTGCAGTTCGTCGGCCGCGGTTACGACGAACTCACGACCTGAAGGAAAAGACGTGCCCCACCCCACCCCCCTGCTGCTCATCGGCCTGCTGGCCGCGGCCTGTTGCACGACCGCCACTGCCTCGCCTGCACAGGCGCCGATCACCTGCGCCGCCGATGCCGGCTGGGATGACCCGGCGACGCCGCAGCGCATCCACGGCAACACGTGGTACGTGGGCACATGCGGCATCAGCGCGCTGCTGGTCACTTCGCCGGAAGGTCACATCCTGATCGACGGCGCCACGCCCAAGGGCGGCGCGCAGATCATCGACAACATCCGCGCGCTCGGCTTCAAGCCCGAGGACGTGCGGGCCATCGTGTTCTCGCACGAACATTTCGACCACGCCGGCGGCCTGGCCGAAGCACAGCGCGCCACCGGCGCCCCGGTGTATGCACGCGCGCCCGCGGTCGGCACGTTGAAGCGCGGCGCCAGCGACCGCGAAGATCCGCAGTTCCTCAGTCTCGAAGGATTCACGCCCGTCGCAGACGTAAAGCCCATCGGCGACGCTGGCGTGGTGGAAGTCGGCCCGCTCGCCCTGCAGGCGGTCGCCACGCCGGGACACACGCCCGGCGGCACCAGCTGGACGTGGCGCTCGTG includes the following:
- the purB gene encoding adenylosuccinate lyase → MSDSSLLALSPLDGRYAGKVDALRPIFSEYGLIKARVKVEVEWLLALAAEPGIVELPAFSAPQQAKLRALADGFSVAHAARVKEIERTTNHDVKAVEYFIKEQLKDDAELAPALEFVHFACTSEDINNLSYGLMLEQARREVLLPTLDGVTATLRQLAHAQAAQPMLSRTHGQTASPTTLGKELANVVARVERQRRQIAAVELTGKVNGAVGNYNAHVASYPDVDWPAFAQRFVESLGLVFNPYTTQIEPHDNVAEIGDAARRANIILIDLARDIWGYISLGYFKQKLKEGEVGSSTMPHKVNPIDFENAEGNFGIANALFEHFSAKLPISRWQRDLTDSTVLRALGTAFGHTQVALDSLAKGLGKLTVNPERLDADLDAAWEVLAEAVQTVMRRHGLPNPYEQLKALTRGQGITADSMRAFIESLDVPAEAKQRLRDMTPGSYTGLAERLARDI
- a CDS encoding VOC family protein, with translation MQLLINIDVPDLPAAEALYVQAFGLTAARRFGEGGVELLGAQAPIYLLLAAPGTTAAASSLRDYDRHWTPVHLDVVVDELEPALQRALAAGMRQESDIREANWGRIVRLADPFGHGWCLLQFVGRGYDELTT
- the bla gene encoding subclass B3 metallo-beta-lactamase; its protein translation is MPHPTPLLLIGLLAAACCTTATASPAQAPITCAADAGWDDPATPQRIHGNTWYVGTCGISALLVTSPEGHILIDGATPKGGAQIIDNIRALGFKPEDVRAIVFSHEHFDHAGGLAEAQRATGAPVYARAPAVGTLKRGASDREDPQFLSLEGFTPVADVKPIGDAGVVEVGPLALQAVATPGHTPGGTSWTWRSCDGEDCRQLVYADSLTAISDDVYRYSDDAAHPGYLAAFRATLDRVAALRCDILVTPHPSASRLWSRIGPGATEPLVDPDACRAYARKASERLDKRLADEAAPPAPKATP